The Primulina eburnea isolate SZY01 chromosome 6, ASM2296580v1, whole genome shotgun sequence genome contains a region encoding:
- the LOC140833620 gene encoding cytochrome b5-like: MASASKLLSYSDVSVHNTSEDCWVIINSKVYNVTNFLSEHPGGDEVLLESAGKDASEEFEDVGHGSAARLMLDEFYVGEVDPSNHETKSKATGAASSGSVTATKDKPLESTNNRLLYFVVAFAIIILGMGVNVFRPSS; encoded by the exons ATGGCTTCTGCAAGCAAACTACTTAGCTATTCTGACGTTTCTGTTCACAACACTTCTGAAGATTGCTGGGTCATCATTAATTCTAAG GTTTACAACGTAACGAACTTCCTGAGCGAGCATCCTGGTGGCGATGAAGTCTTATTGGAATCAgcag GTAAGGATGCGAGTGAAGAATTCGAGGATGTAGGCCACGGCAGCGCGGCTAGGTTGATGTTAGACGAATTCTACGTTGGAGAGGTCGATCCATCAAACCATGAAACAAAGTCGAAAGCGACGGGTGCTGCATCCTCAGGCTCTGTTACAGCTACCAAGGACAAGCCACTGGAATCGACTAATAATCGTCTTCTGTATTTTGTTGTGGCTTTTGCGATCATAATTCTGGGTATGGGGGTCAATGTCTTCCGCCCATCAAGCTAG